gacggtccgactttactccgaccgaaccaaatttcctggggaaggagtcaaagttgtacatagatctgttcaccattttcaaaagtattccagattcaaagtgccacccctctatttcaatgagtatctcaaatggagtctcctgaccaattttcagccaaatccatggagatttagaggtgcatcaaacgaaatttgtgatttttcagactttttcgtaaaaatatcatctgtatgcatcaatttaactccacataataaaaggattagtcgttgatagcttctttagactcTTATATACaactttgtcattgatactaggatgtttagagGGCTATGACTTTTAgtagatttagctgaaaaaatgCCTTACaaccataaaaataaatttaggtgcttctgggggtagtataaattttcaacatgtgcccaattcaatttttccgatcatttccttcgagtgttgcggaagtttcgttcatacatcactttattctgaaaaataagcttcggcatgtaataatgctgttttcatgaaatactcaacatttgaatagggtagtcaagcaagaccattccccccatgctaaaacaaagttgaccatgatttatgagcaatgtcatccagtTTGCTCGACCCACTGGTATGGATCTAGAgtgggctatgtggtagtgtcagAGCCTGCAGATCAAGAGATCCACGGTTCGAGGCGCCGAGtagataaagatttttttcttgtcAAGTCTTATGAAAAATACCATGTTTTCAATGACCTTTCGGGGTtgttaagggaagatccattaattacgtaacgcaaaaattgggcattttcaacccccctcccccctatgtcacactttttgtatgaaacatctgaaaattttgtatgcatcgtcacacttcactcaacccccctCTATCTCTAAGCGtcacgtaatttgtggatgctcCCTAACTACATTTGAATGTGATACTATACCCTTATCCTAGTTATTGCATCACTCATGCCATTGACTAATTTCAAACAACCTTAAATGAGATTGAGATTATAATAAGTTCATATGTATCATTGCAGTCAGCCAAGTTTGTTAATGGGAGGGATCGACCCGGTTTTGTTTGTGACATGAGTGTGGTACAATAACTAAGGAGAGGATAACCAATAAATCAAgatgttttttaaactttataagatttttttatcaCGTTCAATTTAAAGGAAGTTTCCGACCGCGACAGATTATCGACAACATGGAATTAGCCATCTggcttgataaataaaatatctttaactgctaggcgcctcgaaccgtggacctcttgatctgcaggccctgacactaccacatagccTGACACCCTCTAGATCAATACCAGTAGGTTGAGCATTctggatgacattgctcataaaCCATAGTCGACTTTgttttagcatggtcttgcttgactTCCCTATTCGaatgttgagtatttcatgaaaactgcaTTATCACAAACCGaagattatttttcagaataaagtgatgtaCGGACGAAACTTCTGCAACACTCGAatgaaatgaaaggaaaaattgaattgGGCACTATTAAAAATGTATACTACCCCcagaagcacctaaaattatttatctggttttaaggcattttttttcagctaaatctaaTTAAAAGTCAAGCCctctaaacatcctagtatcaatgacaaagtggtagataatagtctaaagaagctatcaacgactaatccttttattatgtggagttaaattgatgTATTCAGACgatatttttacaaaaaagtctgaaaaattacaaatctcgtttgatgcacctctaaatctccatggatttggctgaaagtTGGTCAGaagactccatttaagatactcattgaaatagaaaggtggcactttgaatctgtaatacttttgaaaattatgAACAGGTCTATTGTACAACAACATGTCCGAGCGTGTATGGGCCCCCTTAGtctcaaaataaataaataaagtgataatgcctttctcatgcattTTAGGTAGTACTTCTGGTAGTTGGGTTTCATCAAAGCATCATTTGGCATGATGGTTTTTAGCATTatcttatatatatattttttttttcaatataaaggGCTCTCACAAACTGTCAGTAAAATCCCCACAAAAAAAACCCAGTTGTGTAAAATCAAACGTACAGAGCTCATGCAAATTTGATCGCAAAATAGACAGTTTAGAACACTGTGAAGTGGTAGAACCTCCGGATATGGCCACGCGACTCAGGTCATACATCAAGTTGAAGCTGTGAATTTTTTTCCCATGTGCCATCCTCCAATCTCGCAATGCTCGAAGAAGGAGGGCTATTCTCATGATGGTTATTGCATTGTGTCTCCATCGTTTGATTACAAGCATTATAGAGGGCAAATCAACCGAAAGATACGCAGGGAAAGGGGTTGCGAGATACAAATGAGAATCGAACATTAATTCACCTGAAAATAATGGCATCTTCCTTATCAAACAGATTGTTATTGCAAATTTTGGCATAGACATTTTATAGAAGTTTTATCGTAAGAATTGGAAAGTTTGGTTGCAATCTGTTCAAACCAGATATATTCAAACCACATCAAACCGTTGAGAAGTTCAAAATTTATTACACAGCCTTTCGCGAAACCTTGTTTCTCGCCAGTAGCAGAAAAAAACCTACCGGGTTGAAATATTGCCTCAATTTTATACTCAGTGTTCCATTGTATCCTCTTCCGAGTCTTTCGTAATAGAGGTAGGTATGCAGCCACGACaaaaaaaacgaatgtttgCCAGCGTTGAGCTCGCGATGATGGCAACGATTTGGAATAATGTGTAGTGATTTGGATTCGGGTAATTTATTGGATGATGGGATGTCGAACACAGATTCAAAGTTGGCGAACTGCCTGAATGTGAATTCTGGAACAGACCGACAGTTCGGTGTTATCCATCGAATTTGTTCAACGTTATAAACAACAAATCAACTTGGTTTACGGAATCCGGAAGTTTCTGAAAAAAAGGTTTGGCATATCGTTTGGAAGAGATAATAAAAAACGAATTTTGCGTGTTTTGTTGTAAAGAATTTCATAACATTTTCTATTCATAGTAATAACCATTACTTATTTGcgctaaattaaaaataatcgcTTTAGcattaaatttcaaaactacatcacaCTCGCAGTTGatcatctttttttttcgagatttgtGTCATTAAAATACAAGGTAAGGGCTGGGATGGTTATTGTGGCAACTATGGTGTCTTCGAATGCTTAGAGCTTCAGCAACATTGGGTGCCTCGAACCAGATAGAAAGCAGTTACAAACCGCGAGCTTCCGCGGTTGTGCAATCAGTCTCTAGCAAATCTGTCCAAACGCTTACGCTTTTCATCAGCTGTGGCTGCTATTCAATTATTGTCATCGTTCAATTGCATTTGTGCGAAGATAATGCTCCAATGCGATTGAACCTCGTTAGGTGGAGACTGGAGACTCAATTAAAAACAATTTGCTTCCAATGTAACTGTTTGAGTGGTGGGGATAGAACCGAGGCGGGTAGGTGTTCGAGGCAATTAATCAAGCTAATAGATTGTTGGATCGCACTTGGGTCAACGTACTAAATAATGTATATCCACTGTCCACTGTACTCGTTCCCGTTAACTAACGATTTAATGGTAACATCCCCTCCACATTGGGATTCGCGGGGCCATACCGAACAAAACCACGTTTATGTCTCATTTTTACTTGTTTCATTTGCCGCGCAaaatttttctttgctaaatGTAGAAAGTAAACGGTATTCCCTAACCTGGGTGAAGTCGTGTCCCAATTTTCGAACGATAACTGTATATTGTTTTCCTCTTTCCTTCAGAGTCGCTAACCCGTAGGTAGTGTCAACATAATCCACCCGAGTATATGCTAAATAAGTTAGTTTGGCATTAatacagaacagaacagaagaTTGTCCTGATCTCCGAAATCTTGCATTCCGTCTTGATGCTGGTCATCTCATGTGCTTTGCCATATCTTCTATATAGTAGTCATAGATTACCAGGAAGAATTGACCTCCAGATAGTGGGTCTAAGATATCTATAGCAATATCATGCCATGGTAAATAGCGGCGACTCATGGGTGCTGAAGGATCGggattcttcttcatcttcaactggaacttggcctgtttatcaacttagtattctgttagcatttcctcagatattaattgaaagctcttctatgcccgccattgcatgagtatgtatcttgagtggcaagtacaatggataaacTATACCcaaggtgtcgagaatgtttccaacccgaaaacatcccaaaccggaccgagaatcgaactcgccccaccggattggaaatcctacgcTTTGCTGCAAAGGCTACTGGAAACCCAGACTGGAGGGAAGGATTGAGATTAGAAACGAGTAAAAACTTCTTGATTAATGCGTCAATACGAACGTCCATTCACGTAAGTGATATTTCATCATACGTGTTTTATGATATTCAGCACTGATTCTGATAGCAGAGAAAAAACTCGACTGATTAGGGAAGGAGCTTACAGTAGAATAGTTTATTACCTTTTTAAAAACGCAACGCTTACTTCGCTAACATCCCCCCTTAAGCGTAAAGTTATATAACACCTAGCTTCTTCCTGTCTTCGGTGTGCTTCGGACCAGATAACGATTTTGTTAGAATGTCCGCCGCTTGAAGTTCAGATGCTACGAAGACCAACTTGATGGTTTTGCCTTCGACTTGCTCCCGTACGTAGTGATGTCTTATGTCGATATGCTTGCTACGTGCCGCGTAGCCAACTTCACGTTCTGCCAGGTTGATAGCACTCTTGTTATCGCAATGGATCACCAAAGCACCGTTCGTCCCGTGAAGCTCACGCAAGAAGCTTCTCCACCACATGGCCTCTTGAGTCGCCGTTGACAGAGCCATGTACTCCGCTTCGGTTGTCGAAAGTGCAACGGTAGATTGCCTCTTCGAATTCCAGCTGACAACGCCACCACTCTCCAGGAACGCATACCCGGATCGTCGTGTATCGGGATCGTTGCCCCAATCTGCATCGATGTAGCCATGGAAACTCGTCTCTCCGGTCCGTGTGTACGTAAGCTTTTCGTGCTTCGTACCTCTCAAGTACCGAAGTATCCTCTTCGCCGCTGTCCAATGCACCGATCTAGGGTTGCTGCAAAAGCTGCTGACCAGACTTACCGCATGGCTGACGTCCGGCCTGGTACACTGCGCAACGAACTGCAATCCTCCTACAAGTTCTCTGTACGGaatgttcttcatattctcCTTCTCTTCTTCAGTTACAGGGCACATTTCCTTGGTGAGCCGCTGATTCACGTCGAGGGGAGTTTGTGCAGCATTGCAGTCGACCATATTAAGCCAACAACTTGTCGATGTACTGTTCCTGGTCGATTGCCACAACGCCTTCCGATCTGGTCACACGCAATCCCAGCACCTGCTTGACCGGTCCCAGATCCTTCATCATTCCGCACATAGTTGCTGCTTGATCTGGTCTACCAACCGCTGATCGTTCGAGAGAATCAGGAAATCGTCCACGTATATGGCAATGATGACGACATTTCCTGCCACCACCCGATAGTAGACGCACGTGTCATGCTTCGATTGCTTGAAACCCATTTGCTTGAGCTTCGTGTTCAGCTTCCGGTTCCATATTCTGCTGGCCTGTTTCAGACCGTACAGCGCCTTCTGTAGCCTGCAAACCTTCGTCGGTGCTCGATCATAACGGAACGCTTCCGGTTGTTCCATGAAAATCTCTTCATCGTCCAAATCGCCCTGCAGGAAGGCAGTTGCTGCGTCCATTTGATGCACCACCAGATCCAACTTCGCCGCCAGTGCaagtacacgctaactttcacctactcagtgactgagtaaaattgtattgctctctctttctatcccacggaaattttactcaatttccgttaaaagcaggacaactcaaaactatgagtaatcctgcttttgacggaaattgagtaaaatatccgtgggaagaaaagagatggcaatacaattttactcagtcactgagtaggggAAAGTTAGAGTGTAGGTAACGCACCGTTGCGTAGCGAACGACAGGCGAGTAGGTGTCCGTAAAGTTTACGCCTTTTACTTGCGAGCAACCCTTGATCACAAGTCGAGCCTTGTACTGCCCAATGGAGCCATCCGCATTCGTCTTGACCTTGAAGACCCATTTGCTCTTCAACGCTTTCCGCCCTGGGGGTAGGTCGACCATACGCCATGTGCCGTTTTCGCTTAACGCACTCATCTCGCTCTCCATCGCTTCGATCCAACGATCTCGATCGGACCATCCCAGCGCTTCCCGAACGGTTTCTGGATCGTCTTGACTTTGTGGACAATTCGACTCCGAAGGTTTGCTGTTTCTAATGGAAGCTGTGATATACTTGCGCTCAGTCGGAGGCGCTCCCAGTCACTGTGCTCATAAATATGTTGCAGACGAGCATCTTCTTCTTTGGAATGTGACGGGAGCGCGATGCTGTTTCCAGGTGCGTTGCGTCGTCCCGCTTGGCTGCCACAATCCTGTGAAGAAACAAGCATCTGAGGAAGGACACTGTATGTGACCCTAAAATCAGAATACTTGCCTGGTAGTTAGCTCTCCCTCTCGCTGCGCCTCGGAGATGATCACTGACTCGAATAAGTTGCGGAGGGAGCGCTGACAGTTGTACTGCCTGTAGCCCTTGCTGGTCGGCCTCTTGTTCTTCCTCTGCTTCCGGTTCCAACTCCGCGTTCAGATTATCGTCATCCTTCAGATCAACTGCAACTGGCTCGTCCTCTTTGTTGCTGATAACATCCACACCGATGTCTTGGCTGTGCTCTTCTTTAACCTCTTGGTTGTGGTAGAATTCCGACAGTACGATGATGTCCCGACTAACGAAAACCGTTCCTGTTGATGGGTTGAAAACTCTGTACCCCTTGGTACAATCCGGATAGCCAACCAAAATGCATGGAATGGACTTCACGTCCCACTTCTTCCTTTTGTCCTTCGGTACATACGCCATCACATTGGAACCAAACACTCGGAGATGAGAGAGGTCTGGCTTCTTACCGGAAAACATTTCCAGCGGTGTTGCTGGACTGCCCTTCGTCGGAGATCGGTTCGCTAGGTACACTGCCGTGGATGCAGCCTCTGCCCAGAAACGTTTGTCGAGCCCCGAATCCGCCAACAAACAACGTGCTTTCTCCTCAATCGTCCGGTTCATCCTCTCTGAAGATCCGTTCTGTTGCGGGTTGTACGGTACCGTCCTCTCGTGCCGTATTCCGCTCTTCTTTAGGAATGTTTGAAACTGCTTACCCAGATACTCCTGTCCATTGTTGGTTCGCAAACATTTGATCTTCTTCCCCGTCTGGTTTTCAACGTAGTCCTTGAACTCTTCAAACGCACTGAACGCATCCGCCTTGGATTTGAGGAAATAAGCGAACGTCATCCTGGTAGCATCGTCAATGAACGTGACCCAATACTTGCTACCGCCATGTGACGCCTTCTCCATTGGTCCACACAGATCCGAGTGGATTAGCTCTAGCACTTCCTTCGCTCGAACTCCACTTGACTTGAATGGAAACTTTCGGTGTTTGCCTTCCGCACTCGGTACACAACCCTGCATAGTGGTACCACTGATGTCCATACCAGTCACCATCGATGTCAACCGCTTGACGCTAGTTGCGCTAGTTGTCGATGGCACAACTCCAAATTGCCACAGGGTTTTACGACAAACGAATTGTTCTGTGCAGCGAGATTTAACTTGTACAGGCCATCTTTCTCTCGTGCCGTCGCGATAACGTTCCCCTTGGACGCGTGCACCACCTCACAGGCCTTGTCAGTGAACGTAACGCGGTATCCTTTCTTGCAGATTTCGCTCACGGACAGAAGATTGATTGCAAGGTCTGGAACACATAGCACGTTAGATATATCGAGATCGGTGTACGTACCTTCTACTTCGAGCTTCACGCTTCCAACAGCCGCCACAGGAATCTCCGCTGCATTGGCCACGTAGATTGATTCGGATGTCTTCTTGGGAGCCACGAGAGCCGCTTGGGATCTGCACATGTGACGCCCCGCTCCagagtccaggatccagtcttCCGTCTGATGCACCGGCTTGTGCAATGCTAGCAACGCCGCCTGCTTATTACGACCAGAACCTCCGACTGCTTTGGATTTTTGCTGACACTCGGATGCGAAATGCCCTAGCTTCTCGCACTTGAAACAACGTATGCTGGATTTGTCCTTCTTGCTTacgttcttcttcttgttaCGTACCAGCAACGCTCCGCTCGAATCACCGGAACCGACATCTTGATCACGGGTCACATCTTGTAGTATTTTTGATTTGACCACGTCCGCCGTCAGATTGAGTCCTGACGCATCCAGTCCCATAATCATGGGCTCATATCTCCTTGGCAACCCCATCAACAGGATCAGCGAAAGCCACTCGTCGTCCAACTTGAATCCGATTTCTTCGAGCTTGTGGCTAGTGGACATTATCTCGTCCACGTACTCCTCCACAGACGAACAATCTTCAAGCTCCAACCGAGTCAGCTTGCGAAGCAAATTGATCTTCCGAGTTCTTCCGCACTCCTGAAAAGCTGTTTTcagacttgaccatgcttccttcGCTGTCTTCGCCTTTTGAACCAAGCTGTAGTTATAGGGTTCAATGCTGAGGCAAATCGTCGAAAGAGCTCGCTCCGAGAGATCGAAATCCACCTGGGTGCCCTCCGAAGGATCCACGGCCTGCCACGTTCCTTCGCGGATCATTACCATACGCATGGTGAACGCCCACGAAACATAATTGTCCCTTCCTTTCAATTTCGGCACCGAGTGGAGCGACATACCACCGCCCGGAAACCTCGAAACGCCATCTGCTAGTCCGCCTCCTGGTAAAATGTATTCAGTTCCGCCGATTTGATTTCCGGAACCACTTCCACCTGCTGCAGCGCAACTACTTCCGTTTCCGGCTGGATTTCCTTTTCCACCGTTTCACAATAagacagccccatataaaggtgtggccaaaactaccaaaaggccaattttcgatttgggcgagtaaagtgtgatgaatacacagcttataacctatatttctataatctggacggtttttattttttagattttttagggaggggtggggagcgttcaaactagcccctcctagaaatgatatttttacgttttttggaaaaaaacgaaCAGCTTTGCCTTtttttcgtctcaaaagtaacatatttatatatcgttacaaagctcttaaacagatctatgcaataggcttaataatgtaataatagctccgtccagaattaagtttttagtagttttgtaaaagcagattttacgcaatatttaacgaacaaaacagtttggtaccccgcaataccccgcagtaaaacatcatgcactacactattgaactcttaagttttgaggaccatgaataaaattctgcccaaattcacaaCTTTTTAAGATAcacgaattttaaaaattgcccatttttgcctttctcatgtaCTAAGTATgcgtagaagctatatgatcgctctaaaagcatttaaaatagcccaaaaactaATAGTGTTGTATACTGATCGAATcagttcgaagaattgaggtgatgtctgtgtgtacggtgtgtgaatgtctgtatgtgtgtgagcgaaaatggtgttaactctttttttaggcacttacactcaaccgatttactcgcaacaagtttcattcgtcagagaacgttggtccattgttccctattaaaaataggcttgatcggactatgggctcaaaagttatggccaaaatacattttcatataatgtacgagaaagacaacattaccgctagggggattaatcaggtgttttggtaaacttcttatttttaaattttaatctgagttactcaataaggggctgtccacaaaccacgtagaccgaaattttactttttcaaacccccccgtcccccctagtagactttcgtagactttttcaaaacccctccctccccccccctgatgtctacgtagactttaccaaattttacaaaacatcatatgtgataggaaaaatatggaaatcaaccacgttttagaCAATTCAGctaggctaggtgtaccagttgtggctatagcaccagttgtcgcacaagtgctttatatgccaaatgaccaatcaaatcaccgcaaaccaagttcatatcgataaagcatattcatatgacacgataacacctttgatttcctccaaaacaagcaaagcattattgtacaaattgattttgcttaatttttaacgtcctttgcaccagttgtggcactagtggtcccaatttggccagtcccataagaaaacaatgggatttgccaaataaggaaccaaaattaagaatagtgccacaactggtgcatgcgttcctattatggattaatgaattttgaggataataacaaattttattgtggttttcacagctgttctaaggagcaggaagtaaaacctttcgcttgatatataaagtccacccacatgccttttacttattaaaaaaatagttgttcctatgtatggcgacaattggtacaccgaccctattcaattccatttccatgtaaaaattacaacaaaattcgaatttcaaacataacaaaatcacactgaataaaatccaacaaaacaaaaatcaaattgaaacgaaatcaaatttaatcctctgtccataactcctgaaatcaaatctcaaagccaattagtttaattactgttgaattcaattcctcctagaggtgtgcaccaccacctccgacatttttgcatcggcgcgccactgattaaatctgtcacgcatctgacctaagattctcaacgccggttcaaaattgtaaaaatcgtgaattttcagaatttagaaaaaaattcgagatgaaatttcgagaacgtcaagtctatattccaataagttttgcgtggaaatttagTAAAATTTCTCAATTGATAATCTtgaaatactccaaagaactctccgtgataattccaatacttttcttgaaaattctatGCGATATCCCGTTGAATCATCATATGTTGAAGATCTTTCTtctcaattccaaaagtttccccgttAAAAAACCCGAGTAATTTTacgtgaaaatttagaattatttcccgaggtaatttttagTCGGACAATCTGAaatatttcccatggaaattcagaatggtttcctacgatattttttaatttctcttgcaaatttggagcaatttcttgaggaaatttaaataaatcttatggacattccaaaaaatattttctgaataattttcggtggaaattatggagaattttcagttgaactttttgtgaacttctcgtaaaaaaatcgaataaattttcatgaaaattagaaagacttttttacaaaaattgcaaatattttttttgtggaaactgtttttggtgggaaattcaaataatttctcgtggaagttttcaacaatttatttagaaatttcgaaaattttccatcgataattccaaagaatttacattagaactgccgaagaaatttacgaaggagaattttccacgggcatttcaaataattttgcttatatttgcaaagaattcctcgcgaaaattccgaagaatttccgaaattcagcaaaaaatttcggagagaaatttccctttacaagttccaaagaatatcttttaggcattccaaagactttttcttggatattctaaaatgcatcctttgtcaattccaaaaaataaatcccttaaagtacgacataattttcatagtttgcaaagaagttcctgccgaaaatcaaacgaaattctagtaggaatctgcagtaaaatccaagtgaagattttgaaaaaaattcaaaagtttttatagaatactttggagaatttttctgctcaacacagaagaatttcctggtgaaatccatgatagttttaggccgtagctcagacttttactttagtgaaattcattaaatttttaaggTGAAATGCAAGAGATTATATCGGTAAAGTCTTAAAAAAAACCGGAACATTCTAGAAAAATgaaacaagtgaacttcgcacGAAGCTGATGTATAAATCGcttttaaa
The nucleotide sequence above comes from Armigeres subalbatus isolate Guangzhou_Male chromosome 3, GZ_Asu_2, whole genome shotgun sequence. Encoded proteins:
- the LOC134221952 gene encoding uncharacterized protein LOC134221952, which produces MVDCNAAQTPLDVNQRLTKEMCPVTEEEKENMKNIPYRELVGGLQFVAQCTRPDVSHAVSLVSSFCSNPRSVHWTAAKRILRYLRGTKHEKLTYTRTGETSFHGYIDADWGNDPDTRRSGYAFLESGGVVSWNSKRQSTVALSTTEAEYMALSTATQEAMWWRSFLRELHGTNGALVIHCDNKSAINLAEREVGYAARSKHIDIRHHYVREQVEGKTIKLVFVASELQAADILTKSLSGPKHTEDRKKLGVI